The DNA sequence TCTGCAGCTGAATAGTGGAGACGGTTTGGCTTCGTACTAAGGCGTCGTCAGCAAAGCAGCTAAACCAATTGTGAGCCTCGTTGTTGAGCGCCTGCCTCCACTACGGGATATTTTCGCTACATTGGCTCTTTTTGTAACTGGTATAGATTTCTCATAAATACAAGTTAACATACCCTTTTAAAGTGGCGCTCAAGTTGCGTTTGAAAGAGTATTTATACTTTGCACAGCTAATGGTCAATATAGATCAGCTTACAGTAACACtgcgaaaacatttttttctgaaaatgtgcacGTATTCAATTATTTCGCAATGATCACATAGCTTTTAATACCAAAGCGTATGCTGCTCACAGTTTATGAGTTAAAATATCGCACTCTACCTTTCGGCATCCCGGATGGTCATTTCTATATGTGAGTTTGTTTTTGCTAACTGAAAATTACATATTGATGAATCCGTGACCTTTCCCTATGCTCAGTGAAAAAGGCACTTCTCAGCAGACACTTTGCGATAATTTGAATGCCTCGGCTCGGATGTCCTTCCAGAGATCCATAAATGATGACATCGGCTCTGCCTCTCTGATCCTAGCTTCCATGCGTCGAAGTAGCTCTGGTGTGAAGTGTTCTTTCCACCCTCCGACTTTGGCTGTTCGTACTAGACCGTACTTCGTTGGATCCCCTTCGTAGCCCTGCTTGCAGGTTACCATGCTTCGATCAAATACCTCTTTCCAGTGAGGGCTGCGACTATTGCGAAAGTCAACGACTACGACACTTCGCATGCGTTCAGGCTTGGAGCTCTCCAGCATCATGTCAAGCAGTGCTTCATTTTCTAATAAAGCTCGTCCATAGTGCTCTCCCAAAAAGTGTGCTACTTTGATAATCACGTCACGAGTGTCCTTCTTCATTTCTTCGTAAGTCACGAAGAGCACGTTTGGTTGCTGCCTAAGGTTGTAAGCCAATGCCACATGTTCGAAGTAGTCACCGTACCCAAAGTTCCCGCTGACAAACACGTTAACAAATTCTTCGAACGTGGCATCCTGGTACTCGTATGAGCTGAGGTTGGTCACCATGTGGTACATTGACACGCACACGTCCCATGGATTGCGGGCAACGTAAATGTACTTTCCTTCTTCGGTGACGGTGTCCTCACTTAAGGGCAAGTGCGTGGCAAAAGCTCTCACGGACAGGGATGACTTCCAGCCCTTTATGTCCATATACTCAATAAAGCGGTAGTCCTTAGCAAACTCTTCGTGCGTTGTCATTGGCTCACCCTCTCTGAGAATAAGCTGGACAATGTACATCATCCAGTGTGTACCGCTCTTCGGAAACGTTGACTGCACCACATCTCCCTTTTGCGCTCGAAACTTGAGGTTTTCTCGTAGCGTCTCTGGAACTATGCCTGCACACCTAGGTACTCCGTCTATTACTTGGTGTAATGGTTTTCGCAGTTCCATTCTTTGCAACTCCCTGCAAAAGGGGAAGGTACAATTAGAAACAATGCAGTGGGTATATTTTACGAAACCTTTAGGTTTGATTGGGATGTCTATTCGTAGGAAGTAAGACAGGATTAAGGTGTTAACCGAACATTTAAAATGTTCTGACATTTCCACTGACCGCAACGCGCGTAAAGGCTAAAACTATTGCATGTTAGGAGTAGTTATAAAGCATTCAATTTCTTCATTATCGTCATCATTGTCACCTTAAAAAACGCCTCTAATCTATTACAATTATTGCAGATGCTCGGTACGGGATGCAGCAGATAAGCACTCTGAACGCCAAATCTTCCCCTAACTGTTACAACGTATTTTTCCCGCAATGTCAGGCCTACAGGGCTCAAAATTATCTGTGCATGAGTTTTTCGTAAGGCAGCCTACACTACTTTAAATGAACTGCTGTTGCACAATTAAGATTCGTTCTTACGTGTTATACATGAGGGACACAAAGGCCCTTTTTGAAACGGGAGGCGTGCCGGTTAAAATAAAGTGAATCATCTTTGAACTACTATGTTACTTCACCCTTGAAACATTCTAATTCTTTTCCTTTTGTGTCGTTTCGCCTCAGCAGTTCCCGATGAGCGAGATTCTGGTGCTGTACTCTGTCACCTTTACGCAAAAAGACAACACACAATGAACTCTAAGCTCTGAGGATTGTAGCATTCTCTAGCACAGCTGTGCACTCATATTCGGGAATGCGTCTTAATTTATAATGGCCGCAATACATCTGTTTGAAGCTTCAGTAGTTCTGTTATAACTACCCTGCAtgaagaaaaatttggaggaagcttaagcttcgcctttaagtgtggaacgcgatagaatTCCCAGATCagtgactgcttctcacgcttgccggcaactgcaTCGTATTTAACCGTAATGCTTatcgggaaacgctcgcggcgaaagCTATGCGCGAAGGCCAAATCTGGTAGAAAAGCTGGTAGAAAATCTGCACCTTGTTGGGCCGCGATGTGGCGGTGGTGAGCGCCATGTGCAAGTGCTTCAAGGAAGAGGACGCGCCGCTCTATCGACTCCGAGATATTTACgtgccggcgtgcgcaaatggcggacgccatcTCCTGCctatgcattgtagaaacgctgtaaaaggggtttgtttgaggtTTCCCGTAACTAAATTATGTTTCCTCGTATATGCGAtttacactccgaaagctgtcatgtctgcaggttgtttGCAAGTCGTATATACAaattttccacgtattttagctagaggaattcaattagttcagttaatttcttgcgtcacatggaaggcC is a window from the Dermacentor variabilis isolate Ectoservices chromosome 3, ASM5094787v1, whole genome shotgun sequence genome containing:
- the LOC142576431 gene encoding 3-beta-hydroxysteroid sulfotransferase-like, which produces MELRKPLHQVIDGVPRCAGIVPETLRENLKFRAQKGDVVQSTFPKSGTHWMMYIVQLILREGEPMTTHEEFAKDYRFIEYMDIKGWKSSLSVRAFATHLPLSEDTVTEEGKYIYVARNPWDVCVSMYHMVTNLSSYEYQDATFEEFVNVFVSGNFGYGDYFEHVALAYNLRQQPNVLFVTYEEMKKDTRDVIIKVAHFLGEHYGRALLENEALLDMMLESSKPERMRSVVVVDFRNSRSPHWKEVFDRSMVTCKQGYEGDPTKYGLVRTAKVGGWKEHFTPELLRRMEARIREAEPMSSFMDLWKDIRAEAFKLSQSVC